Proteins encoded within one genomic window of bacterium:
- a CDS encoding penicillin-binding protein → MSPRARLILGGLLSLYVLVVLRAFQVQVLGVREIRDRGAKQYCSTIPLLPKRGVILDRTGTELAVSVATKSIFVQPAKLRDPDKAADLLAPRVSRSARELRKLFAGEKGFVWVRRQMPSTTAEEAVREVKQALCALDPEAHGKPSAVEGIGTVEEPKRFYPNRELAASLVGFTNLDSEGMEGIELSLNRYLRGERGNLLCERDARGRLIVPATTPVEVNSKGHSVTLTIDRNIQHVAESELQAAVDKYNARGGMAVVLSPGTGEILAMATAPSFNPNAPAGAPAEARKNRSLTDSFEPGSTFKVFTLASALEMGAVSATDRFFCENGAYRYAGRVIHDTHRYGWLTAPEVVKFSSNIGITKINERMDGNRFYDMIRAFGFGSRTGIELQGEVPGIAPSRRGFESRIRRATVAFGQGISVTPLQLAAGMAAVVNGGKVMKPYLVREVRDPEGKTVFRGEPRELRRVLSPKTSAQMRGILGKVVEEDGTGTQARIKGFLVGGKTGTAQKVEPGSGRYSATKRTASFIGFLPLNDPKLLILVVIDEPRGQVYGGVVAAPAFNQIAVKTAYYLGIQPTETAALAAARPSGPRAPGRMSPVSTARTAGAMVMPDLSGLSMGRVVDIMGGYSVKLSLAGSGVARSQTPAPGSVLVPGTECSVTFTGEPPLKVAAGKVTR, encoded by the coding sequence CCAGGTCCTGGGTGTCAGGGAGATCCGCGATCGCGGCGCGAAGCAGTACTGCTCCACCATCCCCCTCCTCCCGAAGCGGGGAGTGATCCTGGACCGGACGGGTACCGAGCTCGCGGTGAGCGTCGCCACGAAGTCGATCTTCGTCCAGCCGGCGAAGCTCCGCGATCCCGACAAGGCGGCCGACCTCCTCGCCCCCCGGGTGTCCCGCTCCGCCAGGGAGCTCCGGAAGCTGTTCGCCGGGGAGAAGGGGTTCGTATGGGTGCGGCGCCAGATGCCCTCCACCACCGCGGAGGAAGCGGTGAGGGAAGTGAAGCAGGCGCTCTGCGCGCTCGACCCCGAAGCCCATGGGAAGCCGTCGGCGGTTGAAGGCATCGGGACCGTCGAGGAGCCGAAACGGTTCTACCCGAACCGGGAACTTGCGGCGTCCCTCGTCGGCTTCACCAACCTGGACAGCGAAGGGATGGAGGGAATCGAGCTCTCCCTGAACCGGTACCTGCGCGGCGAGCGGGGGAACCTCCTTTGCGAGCGGGACGCACGGGGCCGCCTCATCGTGCCCGCGACGACGCCCGTGGAGGTAAATTCCAAGGGGCACTCGGTCACCCTCACGATCGACCGGAACATCCAGCACGTCGCGGAGAGCGAGCTCCAGGCGGCCGTGGACAAGTACAACGCCCGCGGCGGCATGGCCGTGGTGCTCTCGCCCGGGACGGGAGAGATCCTCGCGATGGCGACGGCGCCGTCGTTCAACCCGAATGCTCCCGCCGGCGCCCCCGCGGAGGCGCGGAAGAACCGTTCCCTGACCGACAGCTTCGAGCCCGGATCGACCTTCAAGGTGTTCACCCTCGCGTCGGCCCTCGAGATGGGGGCGGTGAGCGCCACGGACCGGTTTTTCTGCGAGAACGGGGCCTACCGCTATGCCGGAAGGGTGATCCACGACACGCATCGGTACGGATGGCTCACCGCGCCGGAGGTGGTCAAGTTCTCCAGCAACATCGGCATCACCAAGATCAACGAGCGGATGGACGGGAACCGGTTCTACGACATGATCCGGGCCTTCGGCTTCGGGTCCCGCACCGGGATCGAGCTCCAGGGGGAGGTCCCGGGGATCGCTCCGTCCCGTCGCGGCTTCGAAAGCCGCATCCGCCGCGCCACGGTAGCCTTCGGCCAGGGGATCTCGGTCACGCCGCTGCAGCTGGCCGCCGGGATGGCGGCCGTGGTCAACGGCGGGAAGGTGATGAAACCGTACCTGGTCCGGGAGGTCCGCGACCCGGAGGGGAAGACCGTGTTCCGCGGAGAGCCGCGGGAGCTTCGCCGGGTCCTCTCTCCGAAGACCTCGGCGCAGATGCGCGGGATCCTCGGAAAGGTGGTCGAGGAGGACGGGACGGGAACGCAGGCGCGCATCAAGGGATTCCTCGTCGGCGGGAAAACCGGGACGGCGCAGAAGGTCGAGCCCGGTTCGGGCCGGTACTCCGCCACGAAGCGGACCGCTTCCTTCATCGGATTTCTCCCGCTGAACGATCCGAAGCTGCTCATCCTCGTCGTGATCGACGAACCGCGCGGCCAGGTCTACGGCGGCGTCGTCGCCGCGCCGGCCTTCAACCAGATCGCGGTCAAGACCGCGTATTACCTCGGCATCCAGCCGACGGAGACGGCGGCGCTCGCCGCCGCCCGTCCTTCGGGACCGCGGGCACCGGGCCGCATGTCGCCGGTGTCGACGGCGCGGACCGCGGGGGCGATGGTCATGCCCGACCTCTCGGGGCTGTCCATGGGAAGGGTCGTCGACATCATGGGAGGGTACTCGGTCAAGCTCTCGCTCGCCGGAAGCGGAGTCGCCCGGTCGCAGACGCCGGCTCCCGGATCCGTCCTCGTCCCCGGCACGGAGTGCTCCGTGACGTTCACCGGCGAGCCGCCGCTGAAGGTCGCCGCCGGCAAGGTGACGCGGTGA
- the murF gene encoding UDP-N-acetylmuramoyl-tripeptide--D-alanyl-D-alanine ligase produces the protein MTLPEVIGAIHPLREAGGISPSEPIGAVTADSRNVGPGSVFIALPGERVDGADFVAEAFGKGALAAIVSETGARKVPGGLARTKPVFVVRDPVEALGDMARAHRLRHRGVPLVGITGSSGKTTTKEMLYCLLSRSRNVLRNPGNRNNLIGMPLALLELSGEHDAAILEMGSNAPGEIARLAAIACPDVAVITNIAPAHLEGLLTMEGVAREKGDLFRALGGAGTAVVNATDLRVVREAGRCRAEKVHYGVALNDFSGRIVSISDEGMRIAVRTPAGEFSSFVGIVGEHHLMNALAATAAAFTLGMLPAEMEEGFAGFVSVPGRFHPVPLRGGGLLLDDSYNANPSSTEAALRSLASLARGRRTVVVFGDMLELGESSPALHFRIGHLIAALSVDRLFAFGAGAAHAARGAKEGGMSDAAVDHTTDRKRLLDAVRGFVAEGDVVLVKGSRGMRLDEVAAELREVMA, from the coding sequence ATGACGCTCCCCGAGGTGATCGGGGCGATCCACCCGTTGCGGGAGGCGGGGGGGATCTCCCCGTCGGAACCGATCGGGGCGGTCACCGCCGACAGCCGGAACGTCGGTCCGGGTTCCGTCTTCATCGCGCTCCCGGGGGAGCGGGTCGACGGGGCGGATTTCGTCGCGGAGGCCTTCGGGAAAGGTGCGCTCGCCGCGATCGTCTCGGAGACGGGCGCCCGGAAGGTGCCGGGCGGACTCGCCCGGACGAAGCCGGTCTTCGTCGTCCGGGACCCCGTGGAAGCCCTCGGCGACATGGCCCGGGCCCATCGGCTCCGCCACCGGGGCGTCCCCCTGGTGGGAATCACCGGGAGTTCCGGCAAGACGACCACGAAGGAGATGCTGTACTGCCTCCTCTCGCGGTCCCGCAACGTGCTGCGCAATCCCGGAAACCGGAACAACCTGATCGGGATGCCCCTGGCGCTGCTCGAACTGTCCGGGGAGCACGACGCGGCGATCCTCGAGATGGGCTCCAACGCCCCGGGGGAGATCGCCCGGCTGGCGGCCATCGCCTGCCCCGACGTCGCGGTGATCACGAACATCGCCCCGGCGCACCTCGAAGGGCTCCTCACCATGGAGGGGGTCGCGCGCGAGAAGGGGGACCTCTTCCGGGCCCTTGGCGGCGCGGGCACCGCCGTGGTCAACGCGACCGACCTTCGCGTCGTCCGCGAGGCGGGCCGTTGCCGCGCCGAAAAGGTCCACTACGGCGTCGCCCTGAACGACTTCTCCGGGCGGATCGTCTCGATTTCCGACGAGGGGATGCGGATCGCCGTCCGGACGCCGGCCGGCGAGTTCTCTTCCTTCGTCGGGATCGTCGGGGAACACCACCTGATGAACGCTCTCGCGGCGACGGCCGCCGCCTTCACCCTCGGGATGCTCCCCGCGGAGATGGAGGAGGGGTTCGCGGGCTTCGTCTCCGTGCCGGGCCGGTTTCACCCCGTGCCCCTTCGGGGCGGCGGGCTTCTCCTGGATGACAGCTACAACGCCAACCCCTCGTCCACGGAGGCGGCGCTTCGCTCCCTCGCGTCGCTGGCCCGGGGCCGCCGGACCGTCGTCGTGTTCGGCGACATGCTGGAGCTCGGAGAGAGCTCCCCCGCGCTGCATTTCCGCATCGGACACCTGATCGCCGCCCTCTCCGTGGACCGGCTCTTCGCGTTCGGCGCGGGGGCGGCCCATGCCGCGCGCGGGGCGAAGGAGGGCGGGATGAGCGACGCCGCGGTCGATCACACGACGGACCGCAAGCGGCTCCTCGATGCGGTCCGCGGATTCGTCGCGGAAGGGGACGTCGTCCTGGTGAAGGGATCGCGCGGGATGCGCCTCGACGAGGTGGCGGCGGAACTCCGGGAGGTCATGGCGTAA
- a CDS encoding UDP-N-acetylmuramoyl-L-alanyl-D-glutamate--2,6-diaminopimelate ligase, protein MRLAELLAGIVPLPAGPLGEIEIGGITVDSRSVRPGDLFVAVSGARADGHAYLADAARAGAAAALVERGIPSPPLPIVRVPSTAAALAGVAVAFHGDPSARLQVTGVTGTNGKTTVTYLIEAILAAAGRVPAVIGTIDYRVAGKVLRKGLTTPFPHELQAVMAEAVALGATDLLMEVSSHSAAQGRIEGVRFDVAIFTNLTRDHLDFHGDMESYFSAKARLFREYLPAGGKSTGIALNGDDPYGERLANEFSSATTFGFSRSWDIHPEEMAMTWEGTRVVLATPAGPLELRSPLIGAHNVSNMMAAVSGGLLLSVPPPAIAAGIAAAGTVPGRLEPIPNARGLHLFVDYAHTPDGMDRVLSTLRGLTEGRLVTVFGCGGNRDRGKRPAMGRVAALRSDVVVVTSDNPRDEDPAAILAEIVPGLMSEGFVEAHGPAAWREGFFRVETDRKAAIALALSLAERGDTVAIVGKGHEDVQIIGDRRLPFDDRQAVRDVLAAGR, encoded by the coding sequence GTGAGGCTGGCCGAACTCCTGGCGGGGATCGTCCCCCTGCCCGCCGGCCCCCTGGGGGAGATCGAAATCGGGGGAATCACCGTCGATTCGCGCTCCGTGCGGCCCGGCGACCTGTTCGTCGCGGTTTCCGGCGCCCGCGCGGACGGCCACGCGTATCTCGCCGACGCGGCGCGCGCCGGCGCGGCGGCGGCCCTGGTGGAACGCGGAATTCCCTCCCCTCCCCTGCCGATCGTGCGCGTCCCCTCCACGGCGGCGGCGCTGGCGGGGGTGGCCGTGGCGTTCCACGGCGATCCCTCCGCGAGGCTCCAGGTGACGGGCGTCACGGGGACCAACGGGAAGACGACGGTCACGTACCTGATCGAGGCGATCCTGGCGGCGGCCGGCCGCGTCCCCGCGGTGATCGGCACGATCGATTACCGGGTGGCCGGCAAGGTCCTCCGGAAGGGATTGACCACGCCGTTCCCCCACGAGCTCCAGGCGGTGATGGCCGAGGCCGTCGCCCTCGGGGCCACCGACCTGCTGATGGAGGTGTCCTCCCACAGCGCCGCGCAGGGACGGATCGAAGGGGTCCGGTTCGACGTCGCGATCTTCACCAACCTCACCCGGGACCACCTCGATTTCCACGGCGACATGGAGTCGTACTTCTCCGCCAAGGCGCGACTCTTCCGGGAATACCTTCCCGCCGGAGGAAAAAGCACCGGGATCGCTTTGAACGGGGACGATCCGTACGGGGAACGCCTCGCGAACGAGTTCTCCTCGGCGACGACGTTCGGGTTTTCCCGTTCCTGGGACATCCACCCGGAGGAGATGGCGATGACGTGGGAAGGGACCCGGGTGGTCCTCGCCACGCCCGCCGGTCCCCTGGAGCTGCGGTCGCCCCTGATCGGGGCGCACAACGTGTCCAACATGATGGCGGCCGTTTCCGGAGGTCTCCTCCTCTCCGTGCCCCCGCCGGCGATCGCCGCCGGGATCGCCGCCGCCGGGACGGTCCCGGGCAGGCTGGAGCCGATCCCCAACGCGCGCGGGCTCCATCTGTTCGTGGACTACGCCCATACCCCGGACGGGATGGACCGTGTTCTCTCGACCCTGCGGGGGCTGACGGAGGGACGCCTCGTCACCGTGTTCGGCTGCGGGGGAAATCGCGACCGCGGGAAGCGCCCAGCCATGGGCCGGGTGGCGGCGCTGCGGTCCGACGTCGTGGTGGTGACCTCCGACAACCCGCGGGACGAGGACCCCGCCGCGATCCTCGCGGAGATCGTCCCCGGGTTGATGTCGGAGGGATTCGTGGAGGCGCATGGACCGGCCGCCTGGCGGGAGGGGTTCTTCCGCGTGGAGACCGACAGGAAAGCGGCGATCGCACTCGCCCTCTCGCTCGCGGAGCGGGGGGACACGGTGGCGATCGTCGGGAAAGGACACGAGGATGTCCAGATCATCGGAGATCGGCGCCTGCCGTTCGACGACCGGCAGGCGGTCCGGGACGTGCTTGCAGCGGGCAGATAG